The genomic segment GAGTGATTGTAACTCGAGGATGTTTTGCAAAGGCTTTTTCGAGTAAAGGCTGAAGTGGCCCCTCTCCAGCGAATGTGACCTCGAGGTGTTCAAATTGATTTAACAGTTTTTCAATTACTGGCGCAATTATCGCAATACCTCGGTAGTCAACGAACCGTCTTGCGATGATGAGTTTGAGAGGTTGCGGCGATTGAGCCCATTTCTGTAGCAACTGGTCTGTGGATAATCGTTGTTGATAAAAATTATAGATGACTTTGATTTGTTGGGCTTGGGGGCTGCACCAAGTGCGATACCAGTTTACAAAGTTATGATCGACGCAAATGAGTGTATCGCTTTTTCTAGCAAATTTTAGATACTTATAATGATTCAACAGCGAAGACACAAACTGCCCTAAAAATGACGAGTTAGTTTGGGGCTTGTCCCATGACACTCCATGTTGAATACCGACTGTGGCGAGTCCAGGTATTTTGACTGCATAAGAATCAGTGGCGAAGATAACCACATCGCCTTCTTTGGCATGTTGTTTAACCCATTGTGCTAACGCAAACTTTTTACTATTTCCCCGATATATGCCTGTTGTGACTCCATTGATAATCACGTCTTCTCTTTCAAGACAAAAAGACGTTTTAGCTGGTTGAACAATTTGAGTTCGCCATTGCTGAGTCTTAAATGTCTCAATGAGGCTCATAATATAGTTTTCAATTCCGCCAATGGTGTGTACCTCACCTTGTGGGGTAAACATTGAGCGATAGATGATAAAAATATTTTTCATGGACTAGCCTGCATTAAATGAGTTGGTAATGGCGCAATATTTGCGTTTGAATTCGTTGACAGGCTTGTCCGTCGCCATAGGGGTTACTAGGTTTTGTATTCTGTTCTTGTTGCTCAAGTAAGGTCGTGACAGCGTTAACGATACGATCAGTATCGGTTCCTACAAGGTTGACTGTTCCGGCTTCAAGCGCCTCAATACGTTCGGTTTTATCTCTAAGCACTAATACGGGTTTGTGAAGTGCTGGCGCTTCCTCTTGGACGCCTCCAGAGTCGGTTAAAATAATATCTGCACGATCCATGAGATAAACAAAAGAAGGGTAATCTTGTGGCGCAATGAGATGAACGTTATCAATATTACCAAGGTATTGATTCACAGGGGCTTGCACCTGTGGATTTAAATGTACTGGATAGATGATAGCGACATTAGGATATGTAGTGGCTATCTTTTGTAATGCCAAACAAATGTTCTCAAAACCTGTGCCAAAATTTTCCCGTCTGTGGCCTGTAACCAGTATCACTTTTTGATAGCTTACGCTGTTAAGTAGCTCAGTTAATGCCGTTGGCTGAAATCCATTTTCATGATTTGAAGCAACTGTTTGCAGTAACGCATCAATCACGGTATTGCCTGTGATATGGACATTATCAGGTTGATGCCCCTCAGCGAGTAAGTTATTTGCAGCCGTTTGAGTGGGCGCGAAATGGTGTTTAGCGAGTGTGGCTGTCAGTTTTCTATTGGCCTCTTCTGGCCAAGGTGATTGCAAATCGCCGGTTCTGAGGCCTGCTTCAACATGACCCACATCGACTTTTTTATAGAAGGCGGCAAGTGCAGCCGCAAATGAAGTAGTCGTATCTCCATGAACTAACACCAGTTGAGGTTGAAAGTCGTTAATAACATGACTTGTTCCCTCAATAATGGCGGAAGTTAACCATTCAAGAGATTGTTGCGACTTCATCAAGTTCAGGTCGTAATCAGGGGTAATATTAAATAAGCCTAATACTTGGTCTAGCATTTCTCGGTGTTGACCTGTAACGCAAACTCGCACCTCTAAACTAGGGTGCTGAGCAAGTAGTTTTGCCAGTGGGCTCATTTTAATTGCTTCTGGGCGGGTGCCGAAAACCAGTAAAACTTTAAAGGGGAGTAAGTTCAATTGAATAGCTATACAGGTCGAAATAGGATTAATGCTGATTTTACCTGTTATTTTTTATGATAACCATGCACTGAAAGTATTTGATTTACGTTATCGAGGCATTTTATCGATATTAATTTTGCTGTCATTGTCGGCCTTGTAGTATTATTTGGCGGCCTAGTTGACCGATAGTGAACCTTGTTTAGTTCTGAATGATATACTCTTCAACGGACTGAATTCACTGACATAGCGAATACTTACATGCATAGACGTGCAATATATCCAGGAACGTTTGATCCTGTTACCAATGGCCATGCTGATCTGATAGAACGTGCTGCGAGACTTTTCCGACACGTTATCATTGGTATTGCCTCAAATCCGTCCAAAAAGCCTATGTTCACGCTTGAAGAAAGAGTGGAGCAAGTGAACCTTGTGACGGCACATTTAGACAACGTAGAAGTTGTCGGCTTTACTGGATTGTTGGTTGATTTTGCTAAAGAACAACAAGCCAGTGTACTTGTGCGTGGTTTAAGAGCAGTGTCGGACTTTGAATATGAATTTCAATTGGCCAACATGAATCGTCGATTAAGCCCTGATTTAGAAAGTGTGTTTTTAACACCTGCCGAAGAAAACTCTTTTATCTCTTCAACTTTAGTTAAAGAGGTTGCTTTACACGGCGGCGATGTGAGTCAATTTGTGCACCAAGATGTGGCGATTTCCTTGTTGGATAAAATTGCCTCGACTAAGTCTTAGCAACGTAACGTGAAATGGACTTTTCAAATACGTTAATCTTTTTAATTACCTATTAAGCACAGCATGAAACTATCTCAGTCGTTATCTCAAAAGTGTACGTTATCAAAACGATCCATTAGAAAACATCTCACCACACTGAGCCTGGCTGGGTGTTGTTTAAGTGCTTCTGTTGTGGCTGCCCCATGGGTCGACACTTCTGATATTTATCTTCGTGCCGACATTCAAGCGCTTGCCGATGCAGGAGTGATTACCGTACCCATTAATACTTTTCCGCTCATGTGGTCAGGTATCGGTAATGATTTGAGAAAAGCTGAGCCATCAATTATGTCTCCGGCGCTAGTTGATGCTTTTGCGAGGGTTAACCTTTACTACCAAAATGCAATTGAAAATAGAGGTAATACGACAATTGCCGCAACGGCAGCGACTGATGAAGCTCGCTTTCAGCATTTTGGCTCAGATTATCGTGAAAAAGGTGAACTCACCGCTTCCCATGAATATCTTGGCGAGCGATTCGCTTATAAGGTTACAGCGTCAGCAAATTACGAACCACAAGATGATAAGACATTTCGATTAGATGATTCATATATGGCTGTGGTGTTAGGCAACTGGATTGTTACGGCAGGCACCATAGAGCAATGGTGGGGGCCGGGGTTTGATTCTGGTTTACATAAATCAAATAATGCCCGTCCAATGCCTTCGTTAATGGTCTCTCGTAACAATGCAGAAGCTTTTGAGACACCTTGGTTATCATGGTTAGGCACTTGGACACTAACTGGTGGCATCAGCATGATGGAAGAAGAAAGGTATGCTCCTCATGCGTTGTTATGGAACTTACGAGCTTCTATTAAACCGTTAAGACAGCTTGAAATTGGCCTATCTTGGACCACACAATTTTGCGGTGAAGGTCAGGAGTGTGATTTAGATAGTGCATGGAAGTCCATTACAGGGCAGCGTGATTGTCGCGGCTTTGAAGATGGTGACTGTTCCAACTATGGCAACCAAATGGCAGGCTTCGATGTACGCTATTCAGAAACCTTCTGGGATGTCCCTGTGGGGATCTTTTTAGAGCGTACCTGTGAAGACTCTAAAGGCGACCCTTGGGAAATTGTCGATTGTGGAAAAATGTACGGCGTAGATACCCGCTTTAGTTTCGACTCTCAACAGTACAAATTGTTTTTTGAGTACACAGACACCATGGTTTATTGTGGTGAAGACTCGACCAAGTTTAATTGTTTTTATGAACATGGAACCTATAAAAGTGGCTCACGTTATCATGGCCGAGCCTTTGGCAGCACTTACGACAGCGATGCGCAGGTATATGCTTTAGGGTTAGTAGGGCAATTTAAAAACAGCCATGCATTTACCTCAATATTTAGGTATGCACAGTTAAATAAAGATGGAGAAAGTCCAAGTCATGGCTGGGCGCCGCAGCCGCC from the Shewanella japonica genome contains:
- a CDS encoding glycosyltransferase family 4 protein; the protein is MKNIFIIYRSMFTPQGEVHTIGGIENYIMSLIETFKTQQWRTQIVQPAKTSFCLEREDVIINGVTTGIYRGNSKKFALAQWVKQHAKEGDVVIFATDSYAVKIPGLATVGIQHGVSWDKPQTNSSFLGQFVSSLLNHYKYLKFARKSDTLICVDHNFVNWYRTWCSPQAQQIKVIYNFYQQRLSTDQLLQKWAQSPQPLKLIIARRFVDYRGIAIIAPVIEKLLNQFEHLEVTFAGEGPLQPLLEKAFAKHPRVTITQYQAQESFHIHQQHHIAVIPTLGSEGTSLSMIEAMAAGCLVISSNVGGLSNLIIDGYNGHLVMPNTNEFERVIYRAINDINQTQQLAINGYESIKHVCSQAQWSRAWVDVIKSLPSKACH
- the wecB gene encoding non-hydrolyzing UDP-N-acetylglucosamine 2-epimerase, with translation MNLLPFKVLLVFGTRPEAIKMSPLAKLLAQHPSLEVRVCVTGQHREMLDQVLGLFNITPDYDLNLMKSQQSLEWLTSAIIEGTSHVINDFQPQLVLVHGDTTTSFAAALAAFYKKVDVGHVEAGLRTGDLQSPWPEEANRKLTATLAKHHFAPTQTAANNLLAEGHQPDNVHITGNTVIDALLQTVASNHENGFQPTALTELLNSVSYQKVILVTGHRRENFGTGFENICLALQKIATTYPNVAIIYPVHLNPQVQAPVNQYLGNIDNVHLIAPQDYPSFVYLMDRADIILTDSGGVQEEAPALHKPVLVLRDKTERIEALEAGTVNLVGTDTDRIVNAVTTLLEQQEQNTKPSNPYGDGQACQRIQTQILRHYQLI
- a CDS encoding capsule assembly Wzi family protein, with amino-acid sequence MKLSQSLSQKCTLSKRSIRKHLTTLSLAGCCLSASVVAAPWVDTSDIYLRADIQALADAGVITVPINTFPLMWSGIGNDLRKAEPSIMSPALVDAFARVNLYYQNAIENRGNTTIAATAATDEARFQHFGSDYREKGELTASHEYLGERFAYKVTASANYEPQDDKTFRLDDSYMAVVLGNWIVTAGTIEQWWGPGFDSGLHKSNNARPMPSLMVSRNNAEAFETPWLSWLGTWTLTGGISMMEEERYAPHALLWNLRASIKPLRQLEIGLSWTTQFCGEGQECDLDSAWKSITGQRDCRGFEDGDCSNYGNQMAGFDVRYSETFWDVPVGIFLERTCEDSKGDPWEIVDCGKMYGVDTRFSFDSQQYKLFFEYTDTMVYCGEDSTKFNCFYEHGTYKSGSRYHGRAFGSTYDSDAQVYALGLVGQFKNSHAFTSIFRYAQLNKDGESPSHGWAPQPPKEDLLMLELSYRMPLMSGMMTFGGTVSQSEFEEEDSETDGTLFTRYEYKF
- the coaD gene encoding pantetheine-phosphate adenylyltransferase, yielding MHRRAIYPGTFDPVTNGHADLIERAARLFRHVIIGIASNPSKKPMFTLEERVEQVNLVTAHLDNVEVVGFTGLLVDFAKEQQASVLVRGLRAVSDFEYEFQLANMNRRLSPDLESVFLTPAEENSFISSTLVKEVALHGGDVSQFVHQDVAISLLDKIASTKS